GAAAAATGTCGCTGGTTGACGATATACAGCTAATTGAagaagttaaaaaatatccGTTGCTGTTTGACACTAATATTAAAGGTTATAAAGATAATGAAACGAAAGACACAACGTGGGTGAAAATTGCTTCGGACCTCCAGGTAAAACGTAAGTTTCTGATCGCGAAACGTATCCGTAGaaatacgaaaaaagaaaatatacacacTTGGCTTGCTAgtcgattcaaaaaaaatgtcgaagtGGTTgccatttgaaaattttcatcaagcTGCGATAAAACATTCACAAACGAACAATTGGGGGAAAAAGTTACATGTATTGATGTTTACAGCACAGGAAGCAAAGAACAGATGGCGAAATTTGAGGGACCGATTTGTGCGCGAAAAGAAGTTAATATCATCTGAAAATGAGACTGACAAAGCACAGAAAGCTAGTCCTTGGCCTTTGTTAGAGCACATGTCATTCATGTGGAATTTCATAATTCACAGGCGCAGATATACCATGAATGCTGTCAAAAATGAGCCAAAAACTTATTTACCTATTGCTCCAAAAAGCGACACAGCGGAATGGATGATATCTCTGGACTGTGATGACAATAACAAAGCTCTCCACAGTAAAAATGATCACGAATCAAAATCCAAAAGACAAAAGCTTCTTCCTTGTCAGGTAGATTcgtaataaacaaaaaatggaaagacGAAACATCAAATGAAATAAGCCATTTGTCTGTGTAATACGACACTAATAGTGGATTTCTTTTCCAGGAACAATCTATGGAGGAAACACCAGAATTGTACCATGTTTCCAACGATACACGGAGTCACTCTCAGAAGACAGACCAGTGTATCAGTTCCCAATCTTACGTAGCTGACGAACAGCATTACTTTTGTATGTCAGTAGCGGAAACGTTACGCAGATTCACCCAGCGACAAAGTGCAGAGGcaaagttaaaaattcaacaaattttatatgAAACTGAGTTTAGCAATGCCAATACTGCTTTCGAAGATGCCTTCATAGATGCGCATTGAAATATCCAAGACAAACaagaacaaatattttttgtgagCAATCGGTATGtccatttgtttatttttattatcttgaTATCTTTGTTAACGTGCACGTAAAGCATGATTGAGCGCAGGAGAAGACGGTACGTTGAATGTTGTGTCTCAAAGTATACTCGTCAAAATCATACAAGATTCTGTTCCACTGcagtattaaaaaatgttgggAGTGAACTGTGTATAAGTTTATCGTTTCGCAGACTGGTGTATGCCAAACAGTTTGAAAATGTTAGTGACGTACCAGATTCTTCCGCTATAGCTTCTTTGGTAATCTCAGGGGAGTTTGCTTCTGCAGTGGAATTAAAAGCAATCAAATCATCCTGCAATGGATTGCTCATTTCCAACCTGTGGACATAATGtagactttgaaattttttcccttatAATTGTAAAGCTATATTTTCTATCCCACATCTTGTCGGAAAAGGGTGAATGCAAATCCCGTGTAGGcaatgtatatattgtaacatATTTTAGTAACAAACAAATGTCATTATTTCACATAATCGTGGTTCATATTTTTCGCGTATTGCAGACTAGTTGGACTGATTCTCAAACAGGCAACAATTATATTTGATGTATTCATACTTACAAGCATTGTTATCAACAATGCCGGTAGCATAAACAAATATCCAAAACTTGTATTGTTTGATCATGCCAAATCAATGGCTTATTATTCGATATCGACGGTCTTTCGTTGAACCTGtacgaataatttatttccgtTGTTTTAACCGAACAAAACACCTATGTTAAAAATGCACGTGGAGGACTTTGTTTTGGCATTAAATGTGAAGTGCGCAAGTATTCTTTATggttttaattcattattatcatttgtaAATGCAGGCAGAACTTTTGGGCGCGATTCAACATTAAATGTAATGTATGTTACTTTTATTCGCGTGTATACTATGCCCGGGAATGTACATTTGATTTCAAAATGGCTAGCAATGTTATGACAGATCACACTGGAACGCGGCACATTCGTACACAAAATGCATCAGGACGCCAGGTGTTAGGCCTGCGTACTAATTACAAGTTACTGGTGGTTATTATTAGACGGACAATATGGCGTCCGCGTGAGCAAGAAAATCCACCTTCAACAGCGACGTCAGAGATTAACCGAAATGTTCAAGCCGTTCAGCGACGAGTTCAGAGTGTTCAGGAGCCCTGTTTTCCAAAGACGCGCATAGTCGCGCACGCAGGAATTGTATGAGACTAGAGCGCTTCCGCCCCCTCCTCGCGGAGCCAGAGAtgatgctctctctctctctctctccctctttcgaTATCCCTCTCGGCACATTGTGTGCTGTGTGTGAAACACCATATACGTATTAGGTAGTACACAAGCGCACGCACACGTATAAGCGTATACGTAGAGCACGTGTGTGAAACGGTGTAGACCCCCTTACAGATCTAAGAAGTACAAAAAGAGTCTCAAATTGGATATACCAACCAATCCTAAATTTTTATAGGGTGGGGAGCCAATGGCGAGGCTCGGCAACGCGCAGAGCCTGCGCTTCGTGTGCTTCACGATACCTTTTCCCCCCACCGGTCCCTAACCGCCCAACCACTGCCAATTCGACCGGCTTCGAATGTGAACGTAGCGAAAGCACTGCAAGTACCATGGtaccaccaccacccaccATTATCCACCATCCCATCATATCCATCCTGCACCAAGCTCATCCGAATCGTCTCGTCTACAGACCAATATATACATGTAGCCCTCTAGCGGCTTCGGGGCACACAACCAGGGAAACCTGTTTAATTTCAAGCTTGGTGAATTGTAGACCTTACACCGTTTGCCTGGattctgaaattcaatatgTCAGAGACCTGACGGTTTAATGTAAAACCTACGAGGTAGCGATTACAGGATGtatgaaagaaattttgaaaatcgattgtTACGAGTATTGTTGTCATGCCACACAATTTACAAACTAAATTTTGTAATGTGATATTCCTTAACTTGGAAATTAATTATACTATGTAACACAAATCATCAATAAGCAGACTTGACAGCTGCCTATACACGAGAACTCATTCTAAGTGAGGCGTGGTGTTCTGTCAACGGTGTGAAACATACGCTACATGAGGAGAGttgcatcaaattttgaatgaagAACGGTTGAAAAATGACAGTTGGAAAGAGGGGGCAGGTGGTGGGAGAGCTTTGGGGGATGAACTTGACGGAAGCGGTCGAACGTGACCGAATGCCAGGGGATATTGATCGTGATACGTTACAGACTTGTTCTAGAACTCTCGCCGTCCAGGTGAACGGAAATCAGCCATTTGACGGAGCTTACCACTACTATCTAACGTAATTGGGCCATGTTTTGCGTCACGACATCATACGCTATAACTTTCAAGCCACAGAAATATTCCACTATACGTTACTAAAGCTTAGATGTAAAGTGACGCAAGTGCTTATTTTAGGTCAAATCGCGTCATCCATCTCCACGCGATAAGTACAATTCAGTTGGTAAAATTGTTCCGTTTCTATGCAGCAatttaatacatatatttgtcaCCACTTTTAAACAAGATTACAGATGTTCAAGCAGATTGCTATCAAATTTCGTAATAGTATTATCCATTTATTCCGCATATTGGATCATTCCCACATCATGAATGTGTGAAGATAACATTGATTTTAActcatgtacatatatactatTTGTCCGATTGGTTAATTAATTTGTTGGTTAATGAGGATTTTCTATACAGGTGTA
The Neodiprion lecontei isolate iyNeoLeco1 chromosome 3, iyNeoLeco1.1, whole genome shotgun sequence DNA segment above includes these coding regions:
- the LOC107216632 gene encoding transcription factor Adf-1, coding for MSLVDDIQLIEEVKKYPLLFDTNIKGYKDNETKDTTWVKIASDLQVKPQEAKNRWRNLRDRFVREKKLISSENETDKAQKASPWPLLEHMSFMWNFIIHRRRYTMNAVKNEPKTYLPIAPKSDTAEWMISLDCDDNNKALHSKNDHESKSKRQKLLPCQEQSMEETPELYHVSNDTRSHSQKTDQCISSQSYVADEQHYFCMSVAETLRRFTQRQSAEAKLKIQQILYETEFSNANTAFEDAFIDAH